CCGACCAAGGTGCTGAGCGCCGGTTTCGTCCTGATTGCCGGATTTCTGGGCGGCATCATGTTCTGGGGCGGGTTTCACTGGACATTGGAACTCACCAACACGGAGGAGTTCTGCACCAGTTGCCACAGCATGGAAACCAATCTCGCCGAGTATCGCACGACCATTCACTACAGCAATCATTCAGGCGTCAGGGCGATCTGCTCGGACTGCCATGTCCCTCATGAATGGCAGCACAAGCTCAAGGCCAAGATCATGGCGGTGAAGGACGTCTATCATGAAGTCGTCGGCACCATCAGCACGCCGCAGAAATATGAGGAACACAGGGCTGCGATGGCCGCCGTGGTCTGGCGCAAGATGAAACTGTCGGACAGCCG
This region of uncultured Roseibium sp. genomic DNA includes:
- a CDS encoding NapC/NirT family cytochrome c, encoding MAENSENEKPGNPIRRAWNWFWTPTKVLSAGFVLIAGFLGGIMFWGGFHWTLELTNTEEFCTSCHSMETNLAEYRTTIHYSNHSGVRAICSDCHVPHEWQHKLKAKIMAVKDVYHEVVGTISTPQKYEEHRAAMAAVVWRKMKLSDSRECRNCHNFKYMDFTVQETRAASEHQRAIDNNMTCIDCHQGIAHDLAPGYQDHYREVIEELQATNAIPAAPGENVAAMRSYVSDLAENRN